The DNA sequence GCTGCCAATACTGAGATCACCACTACATGCACCCAGCATGACCGATGCAACTGCAACTGCTATCCATTGTAAATATGGTTTCATCATTTTCTCCTCAATTATTGTGCATATATTATTAAATAAAATTTACACTTCTTACTAATTTATTTTATCTCTATTTGAACTACAGCCTATGATATATGTTACTCTTCTTCACTCAAATCATCCATAATACAGCGAACCGAAAGAGCAAATCCACGATCTATGTCAACAATTTCTACACCACCGGCATTGTGTGCTATCTGTAATGCTTTTGATTTATTTTCAGTAAATCCACCACTAGGCTCACTGGTCCAGTACATACCAATATCTGTACCACATATAGTAGGTGATCTTGGCTCATAATATGGAGTCTTGTGGTATGTCATAGCTGCATCCCACCACTCTTTGTCTCTTGGCTCATACTCTCTTACCTTAGCAAGAATACAACCGTACTCATTGCTTTCATCCCAACTATAAACATACTCACCATTCTTACGTCTATAGCCAGTCCATGGAAGTTTCAAAAATGAACTATAACCTCCACCTCGTTGCCAAAATTCATGAGATATTGTGTCTATCCTGAGTTCATCTGAAAATTCTTTTGCGGTAGGCACTCTAAATCCTATAGGGCATATGCTTGAACCGTCTGATTTTGACCAAAATGCAGCTCTTTGATGACCATCTATGTCTACAGTTGCCCAATCTGCCCCCCAAATCAATCGTTTACTAATACGATCCATATGGTCTCGATCATAATTTACCTGTCGCTGCCAAACGCCACTAAACTCCCCTGCATCATAAGAGAGATTATGCAAACTGTCTGACTTGCTGCGTGTTACAGAAGAGTTTACCATCTGATGCCCATCTTCCTCTCTGCCCCACTGGAAGTAGTTACCGTATGCCTGCATATCAAAAGGTCCGGTAGCTTTACGTGAAGCACCGATGTTCTTGTCTAACCATACTCTGCCTGTCAAAGGACTTACGATACACTCATAATCAATTCCATGATGATTAATAGGTTTATCACACCGTAATCTTTTAATACATCGGATTGGCAGTGCCTTGCTACGGAACAACGCCTTTTTAGTACCATTATACATTGCCCAAGCTTTTTTACCTTCTGCAGCATCTTGAGTCCAGTAAGCACTAACTGTACCCTTAGTAGA is a window from the Sulfurovum sp. genome containing:
- a CDS encoding fibrobacter succinogenes major paralogous domain-containing protein, whose product is LNLSERDRGDLNISNGNWDCTEQNFCELDLTRKIGKQYISLLDRLRGDLKLTVKCSILKEFKVPASAAFVPYRPSSKFIAHRDTEDWVVSGDPGGRRRSYFFRKTDGHGVCPKDYRVPTAAEWIQEVNSWYTENAEGGMLSALKLPAAGTAKDAIVTPSTKGTVSAYWTQDAAEGKKAWAMYNGTKKALFRSKALPIRCIKRLRCDKPINHHGIDYECIVSPLTGRVWLDKNIGASRKATGPFDMQAYGNYFQWGREEDGHQMVNSSVTRSKSDSLHNLSYDAGEFSGVWQRQVNYDRDHMDRISKRLIWGADWATVDIDGHQRAAFWSKSDGSSICPIGFRVPTAKEFSDELRIDTISHEFWQRGGGYSSFLKLPWTGYRRKNGEYVYSWDESNEYGCILAKVREYEPRDKEWWDAAMTYHKTPYYEPRSPTICGTDIGMYWTSEPSGGFTENKSKALQIAHNAGGVEIVDIDRGFALSVRCIMDDLSEEE